The following coding sequences are from one Phycisphaeraceae bacterium window:
- a CDS encoding glycosyltransferase family 2 protein gives MTPATRQLTRGAVEVHVPPHALVAPRPAPDTTRPGPAATRIVAVVPCYNRPDDLALLLRDLAASRHTGIDLSVLVVDNASDRALADTPTPPSLAVRTLRLDSNTGGSGGFNAGIARALADGAASNSLPDFLWLVDSDARVQPDTLRHLATPMLADPAIAAAGAAIADPRTGEVFELGGRVNRRNGKFEPVCRGRAGAPALVECDYVAACCALVRTSAVLQAGLMPDVFLNADDVEWFIRLARATGGRIVAVRDALAAHPTFDRFPTWARYYIARNAFGPIQSLRLGPLARARRALREVARSAGQRLMGRSDLAELHLRGLADAGLTGPAREPLEFEAFHPFRLLAAHAESLRIPRRAQVRVAVEPHLGVPSAVRDEILAQVALLARDGRTVSPVRARPLWLRLLIGPGAHVAITPARGRPRSWLTGRGVIAVTPQGFVAVRVPPVRTSLAAARVVLRGLAHTTRLTRREPDPVAAPIPPLTGLPRPSLGVVVVSYKRAAAVVRTLETLTGPCGLDPACLIVVDNASADGTADAVRAGHPGVEIIELAHNTGVEAFNTGAAALLAREKAPAAILVLDDDAAPDPAALAAALDLMAARPDVAAVALHPKHPKTGQSEWRFGVNAQPQDRWPVMGCGNLVRSAAWQRVGGYEPSLFLYRNDTDLALKLLGAGLLVHFNPQWVVWHDSQATRRKSPRWHQLATRNWIWVARRHARGGPRLAAITLGWLWAHALAGLSPSRHWATLKGLIHGLATPPRPAEIADNGRGLAALLRMQLRSRSGAQPGETTRPAQ, from the coding sequence GTGACTCCCGCGACACGACAACTCACGCGTGGGGCGGTCGAGGTCCACGTCCCACCCCACGCTCTCGTCGCCCCGCGGCCGGCTCCCGACACCACCCGCCCCGGCCCCGCCGCCACCCGGATCGTTGCCGTCGTCCCCTGCTACAACCGCCCGGACGACCTCGCCCTGCTCCTGCGCGACCTCGCGGCCTCCCGCCACACCGGGATCGACCTCTCCGTCCTCGTCGTCGACAACGCCTCCGACCGCGCCCTGGCCGACACACCCACCCCCCCCTCCCTCGCCGTCCGGACCCTCCGGCTTGACTCCAACACCGGCGGCAGCGGCGGCTTCAACGCCGGCATCGCCCGCGCCCTCGCCGATGGCGCCGCCTCCAACTCACTCCCCGACTTCCTCTGGCTCGTCGACAGCGACGCCCGGGTCCAGCCCGACACCCTCCGTCACCTTGCGACCCCCATGCTCGCCGACCCCGCCATCGCCGCCGCCGGCGCCGCCATCGCCGACCCGCGCACCGGCGAGGTCTTCGAACTCGGCGGCCGCGTCAACCGCCGCAACGGCAAGTTCGAGCCCGTCTGCCGCGGCCGCGCCGGCGCACCGGCCCTTGTCGAGTGCGACTACGTCGCCGCCTGCTGCGCCCTGGTCCGCACCAGCGCCGTCCTCCAGGCCGGCCTCATGCCCGACGTCTTCCTCAACGCCGACGACGTCGAATGGTTCATCCGCCTCGCCCGCGCCACAGGCGGACGAATCGTCGCCGTCCGCGACGCCCTCGCCGCCCATCCCACCTTCGACCGCTTCCCCACCTGGGCCCGCTACTACATCGCCCGCAACGCCTTCGGCCCGATCCAGTCTCTCCGCCTCGGCCCCCTCGCCCGCGCCCGCCGCGCCCTGCGCGAAGTCGCCCGCAGCGCCGGCCAGCGCCTCATGGGCCGGAGCGACCTCGCCGAACTGCACCTCCGCGGCCTCGCCGATGCCGGCCTCACCGGCCCGGCCCGCGAACCGCTCGAGTTCGAGGCCTTCCACCCCTTCCGCCTCCTCGCCGCCCACGCCGAGAGCCTCCGAATCCCCCGCCGCGCCCAGGTCCGCGTCGCCGTGGAGCCCCACCTCGGCGTTCCCTCCGCGGTCCGTGACGAAATCCTCGCCCAGGTCGCCCTCCTCGCCCGCGACGGCCGAACGGTTTCCCCCGTCCGCGCCCGACCGCTCTGGCTCCGCCTGCTCATCGGCCCCGGCGCCCACGTCGCCATCACCCCGGCCCGCGGCCGGCCACGCTCCTGGCTCACCGGCCGCGGCGTCATCGCCGTCACCCCCCAGGGCTTCGTCGCCGTCCGAGTCCCGCCGGTTCGAACCTCTCTCGCCGCCGCGCGCGTCGTCCTCCGCGGCCTGGCCCACACCACTCGCCTCACCCGGCGCGAGCCCGACCCCGTCGCCGCCCCCATCCCCCCGCTCACCGGCCTCCCGCGCCCCTCGCTCGGCGTCGTCGTCGTCTCCTACAAGCGGGCCGCCGCGGTCGTGCGCACCCTCGAGACCCTCACCGGCCCGTGCGGCCTCGATCCCGCCTGCCTTATCGTCGTCGACAACGCCTCCGCCGACGGCACCGCCGACGCCGTCCGCGCCGGTCACCCCGGCGTCGAGATCATCGAACTCGCCCACAACACCGGCGTCGAGGCCTTCAACACCGGCGCCGCCGCGCTCCTCGCCCGGGAGAAGGCCCCCGCGGCGATCCTGGTCCTCGACGACGACGCCGCGCCCGATCCCGCCGCCCTCGCCGCGGCGCTCGACCTCATGGCCGCCCGCCCCGATGTCGCCGCCGTCGCCCTTCACCCCAAGCACCCCAAGACCGGCCAGAGCGAGTGGCGCTTCGGCGTCAACGCCCAGCCGCAGGACCGCTGGCCCGTCATGGGCTGCGGCAACCTCGTCCGCTCCGCCGCCTGGCAGCGCGTCGGCGGCTACGAGCCATCCCTTTTCCTCTACCGCAACGACACCGATCTCGCCCTCAAACTCCTCGGCGCCGGCCTCCTCGTCCACTTCAACCCCCAGTGGGTCGTCTGGCACGACAGCCAGGCCACCCGCCGCAAGAGCCCCCGCTGGCACCAACTCGCCACCCGGAACTGGATCTGGGTCGCTCGCCGGCACGCCCGCGGCGGTCCCCGCCTCGCCGCGATCACCCTCGGCTGGCTCTGGGCCCACGCCCTGGCCGGCCTGAGCCCGTCGCGCCACTGGGCCACCCTGAAGGGTTTGATCCACGGGCTGGCCACGCCGCCGCGCCCCGCCGAGATCGCCGACAACGGTCGCGGCCTCGCCGCCCTCCTCCGGATGCAACTCCGCTCCCGGTCCGGAGCCCAGCCGGGCGAAACCACACGGCCAGCGCAGTAG